In a single window of the Anaerocolumna cellulosilytica genome:
- a CDS encoding SDR family NAD(P)-dependent oxidoreductase, which produces MENFFDLTGKVAVVTGASSGLGADAAIAYANAGAEVALLARRTEKLNEVKAEIEKMGRKVIAVGCDVTEEESVKTAMKTVLDTFGHIDILLNNAGIAVRGGVDSMSVEEWDKSFDTNVKGIFLASKYVLPQMKERGYGKIINIASVNAVVADKFDAFIRHSYNSSKAAVVGLTRGMAASYARYGITVNAIGPALFESEMTSETLFKSEEFLNKYNTLNPAGRPGRKGELNGTVLYLSSDSSSYVQGQFIIVDGGGALV; this is translated from the coding sequence ATGGAAAACTTTTTTGATTTAACGGGTAAAGTAGCGGTAGTAACCGGAGCAAGTTCAGGGCTTGGTGCAGATGCAGCAATTGCCTATGCAAATGCCGGAGCAGAGGTTGCCTTGCTGGCAAGACGTACCGAAAAGCTAAATGAGGTAAAAGCAGAAATCGAGAAGATGGGCAGAAAGGTAATTGCAGTTGGATGTGATGTTACAGAAGAAGAAAGTGTAAAAACAGCAATGAAAACCGTGCTTGATACCTTTGGTCACATTGATATCCTGTTGAATAATGCAGGAATTGCTGTTCGTGGCGGAGTAGACAGCATGTCTGTGGAGGAGTGGGATAAATCCTTTGATACCAATGTAAAGGGAATCTTTTTAGCAAGCAAATATGTACTTCCCCAAATGAAGGAAAGAGGCTATGGTAAAATCATTAATATCGCATCCGTAAATGCAGTAGTTGCGGATAAGTTTGATGCCTTTATCAGACACTCCTATAATTCCTCCAAAGCTGCCGTGGTTGGTTTAACAAGAGGTATGGCGGCTTCCTATGCAAGATATGGCATTACGGTGAATGCTATTGGACCGGCTCTTTTTGAAAGTGAAATGACCAGTGAAACTTTATTTAAGTCAGAAGAATTTCTAAACAAGTATAATACGCTAAACCCGGCAGGACGCCCGGGAAGAAAAGGAGAATTAAATGGTACGGTTCTCTATCTTTCCAGTGACAGTTCCAGTTATGTTCAAGGTCAGTTCATAATCGTAGATGGTGGCGGAGCCCTTGTCTAG
- a CDS encoding helix-turn-helix transcriptional regulator — protein MHYEHFGMLLQELRKKHNMSREKLAENICTTKQIYRLEKGTSEPSIYLLHQLSIKFNMDLNEYYKMYFTKNTLVGLEGTKAINSAIESENLDLIKTLIEKYQGLEDFKQGHNLRHIYYGKALLSALSDKDYTTSLQYCFQGLLIECAAFQVDTIPDYTYSNTSLALINCTSQNYFAMDKQEEGMKVLQGLLAVLETHHIYPAYPMFQASPFAKKLYQTVLYNLSIHFFHHGDIKDSFLYVNKGIAFSTKEYSLKLLPELYEMKLKILYQEENFDEAKICYNHTLHLYKVTRKDVKLAALVDLAKSDYPEVLRN, from the coding sequence ATGCATTATGAACATTTTGGTATGCTACTCCAAGAATTGAGAAAAAAGCATAATATGTCCAGAGAAAAACTTGCTGAGAATATTTGTACCACCAAGCAGATTTACCGTCTGGAGAAAGGTACCTCCGAACCCTCCATCTATCTCTTACATCAGTTGTCTATTAAGTTCAATATGGATTTAAACGAATACTATAAGATGTATTTTACGAAAAATACTCTGGTAGGTCTGGAAGGAACAAAAGCAATTAATTCAGCAATTGAGAGTGAGAATCTAGACTTAATTAAAACTCTAATTGAAAAATACCAAGGTTTGGAGGATTTTAAGCAAGGACATAATCTACGGCATATTTATTATGGTAAGGCTCTTTTATCCGCTTTATCTGATAAAGATTACACTACTTCCTTACAGTATTGCTTTCAAGGTCTTCTGATAGAATGTGCAGCGTTCCAGGTCGATACTATTCCTGATTATACATATTCCAATACCAGCTTAGCTCTTATAAATTGTACAAGCCAAAATTATTTTGCTATGGATAAACAAGAGGAAGGTATGAAGGTGCTTCAAGGTTTACTTGCTGTATTAGAAACCCATCATATTTATCCTGCTTATCCGATGTTTCAAGCATCACCATTTGCTAAGAAACTTTATCAGACTGTATTATATAATCTTAGTATTCATTTCTTTCATCATGGGGATATAAAGGATTCTTTCCTTTATGTGAACAAAGGAATTGCATTTTCAACAAAAGAATATAGTCTTAAGCTTCTTCCCGAACTGTATGAAATGAAGCTTAAGATTCTTTATCAAGAGGAGAATTTTGATGAGGCTAAAATATGTTATAACCATACTCTTCACTTATATAAAGTCACCAGAAAGGATGTGAAGCTGGCTGCTTTAGTGGATTTAGCTAAGTCGGATTATCCGGAAGTATTAAGAAATTAG
- a CDS encoding helix-turn-helix transcriptional regulator — protein sequence MDYEHFGILLQDLRLKHNMSREKLAENICTPKQIYRIEKGKSEPSVYLLHQLSMIFNIDLNEYYKMYFKNYTITGLEGIKAINSALKAENIPLLKSIILQYETLEEFQNGDLLQHIYYGKALCSALLNKDYKTSLDYCLKGIRLECPEFVLDDITERTYSNVGITLLICISNNYFAMNHYTSGMNVLHGLLIVLETHFLNSAYPIYDSSEFISNALQFVLSNISGYSFQHGGIEKSLIHTEKGIDYAIEKQNFRRLPSLLSLKCKILYRMQLIHEAKEYYEHAVHLYQIAGNENSLTEFIEEITSDYPVILGI from the coding sequence ATGGATTATGAACATTTTGGTATATTGCTTCAAGATTTAAGGCTAAAACATAATATGTCCAGAGAAAAACTTGCTGAAAATATTTGTACACCTAAGCAGATCTATAGAATAGAAAAAGGAAAGTCGGAACCTTCTGTCTACCTTTTGCACCAGCTATCTATGATATTTAATATAGATTTAAATGAGTATTATAAAATGTACTTTAAGAACTATACTATAACCGGGTTAGAAGGTATAAAAGCCATTAATTCGGCTTTAAAAGCTGAGAATATACCTTTGTTAAAGTCTATAATCTTGCAGTATGAAACACTAGAAGAATTTCAAAACGGAGACCTTTTACAGCATATTTATTACGGTAAAGCCCTTTGCTCTGCCCTGTTAAATAAAGATTATAAAACATCCTTAGATTATTGCCTAAAAGGAATTCGATTAGAATGTCCCGAGTTTGTTTTAGATGATATAACAGAAAGAACATACTCAAATGTTGGCATAACCCTGTTAATTTGTATTAGTAATAATTACTTTGCAATGAATCATTACACTTCCGGAATGAATGTCCTTCACGGATTGCTCATTGTTTTAGAGACTCATTTTCTAAATTCAGCATATCCCATATATGATTCAAGTGAATTTATATCTAATGCTCTTCAATTTGTTTTATCTAATATAAGTGGTTACTCTTTTCAGCATGGTGGAATTGAAAAATCACTAATCCACACAGAAAAAGGCATTGATTATGCCATAGAAAAACAAAACTTTCGGCGTTTGCCATCTCTACTTTCTTTAAAGTGCAAGATTCTCTACCGCATGCAACTTATACATGAAGCCAAAGAATACTACGAACATGCAGTTCATTTATACCAAATAGCCGGGAATGAGAACAGCTTAACAGAATTCATAGAAGAAATCACATCCGATTATCCAGTAATTCTAGGAATATAA
- a CDS encoding thioredoxin family protein has protein sequence MNDEENIADPDYEVKRNVSIYCSWLPFCGLIISIITTFIMFIKQKEWSLSLVFYTLISLIGMSLIFLLVFVLLRKVLYLEFPYLKGKMKYLTVLAVLILIILQVIIFIFNPVFKLTTIQLNEVETIIKNEASSNYYIVYGAENCVYCIRMEDTYKAAFKKEREKNVFYCDLTNENYSDERLKELNVQKIPVLISYEKGVEVERLEGMQSVEELKKFLNK, from the coding sequence GTGAATGACGAAGAAAATATAGCTGACCCAGACTATGAAGTTAAAAGAAATGTAAGTATCTATTGTTCATGGCTTCCTTTTTGTGGATTAATAATATCTATAATCACTACATTCATTATGTTTATCAAACAAAAAGAGTGGTCATTGTCGCTTGTATTTTATACATTGATATCATTAATAGGTATGTCCTTAATTTTTCTTTTAGTATTTGTTTTATTAAGAAAAGTGCTGTATTTAGAGTTTCCATATTTAAAGGGGAAAATGAAATATCTAACAGTCCTTGCAGTTTTAATTCTTATTATTTTGCAGGTAATAATTTTCATTTTCAATCCAGTTTTTAAATTAACAACAATCCAACTAAATGAAGTTGAGACAATTATCAAAAATGAAGCTTCTTCAAATTATTACATTGTATATGGTGCAGAAAATTGTGTATATTGTATTCGAATGGAAGATACATATAAGGCAGCATTCAAAAAAGAAAGAGAAAAAAATGTGTTTTATTGCGACTTAACTAATGAAAATTATAGTGATGAACGCCTCAAAGAGTTAAATGTTCAAAAAATTCCTGTGTTAATAAGTTATGAGAAAGGAGTGGAGGTTGAGCGTCTAGAGGGTATGCAGTCTGTTGAAGAACTAAAAAAATTTCTTAACAAATAG
- a CDS encoding putative immunity/bacteriocin fusion bifunctional protein, producing MIKNSKAFISMLLITTIILSSLPLLVNANDDIDSSNVVDIIQEAIDSEDYAATATKVAVDEAEYIWGMIRTKLDTIGFCEELRGNIYIEKDDTKIEPVKIIDDRYTNLMVYYYVKIYEDNFGNLVSAMFVYDENTNSLLKVEANKISKEGDFESFFNYSEYNKRLTRDFSIWGQNFLCATTGLIACTAYCAMIGVLSAPVAIGCSLVCGTAFNAACS from the coding sequence ATGATTAAAAATTCCAAAGCATTTATATCGATGTTGCTGATTACAACAATAATCTTATCAAGCCTACCTTTATTAGTCAATGCTAATGATGACATTGATAGTTCCAATGTTGTGGATATTATTCAAGAAGCCATTGATAGCGAAGATTATGCAGCAACTGCTACAAAAGTTGCTGTTGATGAAGCAGAATATATATGGGGAATGATAAGGACTAAACTTGATACTATTGGCTTTTGTGAAGAACTTAGAGGGAATATTTATATTGAGAAGGATGATACAAAAATTGAGCCTGTCAAGATAATTGATGATCGATATACTAATCTTATGGTTTACTATTATGTAAAAATTTATGAAGATAATTTTGGAAATCTGGTTTCCGCAATGTTTGTTTATGATGAAAATACAAATAGTTTATTAAAAGTTGAAGCAAATAAAATTTCAAAAGAAGGTGATTTTGAGAGTTTCTTTAATTATTCAGAATATAACAAGCGTTTGACACGGGACTTTAGCATATGGGGACAAAATTTTCTTTGTGCGACAACAGGGCTTATAGCTTGTACAGCATATTGTGCTATGATTGGTGTTCTTAGTGCACCTGTAGCTATAGGGTGCTCACTGGTTTGTGGAACTGCCTTTAATGCTGCATGCTCATAA
- a CDS encoding ABC transporter ATP-binding protein — MEVEIKNIVKNFKDIRVLNNINLKTYSGDTLLIVGKNGAGKTTLLRLLLGLYKADSGTITVNNVNVLDKKYNEIKKEIGFLNDNIGIFRDLTAWDNIEFFHRMYFPNANKETRESDISNVLKKVDLYPHRNSKTDFFSRGMKQRLVIARAIVNKPKLLILDEPHRGLDVEGKEMIKEVLGDFHKSGSTIIINSHDLNDVQESITHLAFLYNSEIVCQGSYKDLINKFNESRYKLVVDKPQVIKDLLSKQAFVKSVSSMNNELIIELNGNVEQLSKWLYSQSIPIHELVKMNDNLTTLYKKIIS, encoded by the coding sequence ATGGAAGTAGAAATAAAGAATATTGTTAAGAACTTTAAAGACATAAGAGTTTTAAATAATATTAATTTAAAGACTTACAGTGGAGATACCTTATTAATTGTAGGTAAAAATGGTGCAGGAAAAACAACATTGTTAAGACTGCTATTAGGATTATATAAAGCTGATTCTGGAACGATAACAGTAAACAATGTGAATGTGTTAGATAAAAAATACAATGAAATCAAAAAAGAGATTGGTTTCCTAAATGATAACATTGGTATATTTAGGGATTTAACAGCATGGGATAATATTGAATTTTTTCATAGAATGTATTTTCCAAATGCCAATAAGGAAACCAGAGAATCCGATATTTCAAATGTTTTAAAAAAAGTTGATTTATATCCTCATAGAAATAGTAAGACTGATTTCTTTTCAAGAGGAATGAAACAAAGATTAGTCATAGCTAGAGCTATTGTAAATAAACCGAAGCTATTAATTCTAGATGAACCACACCGCGGGTTAGATGTGGAAGGGAAAGAAATGATTAAGGAAGTATTAGGGGATTTCCATAAATCCGGTAGTACAATTATTATAAATTCACATGACTTAAATGATGTACAAGAGTCAATTACGCACCTTGCCTTTTTATATAATAGTGAAATCGTCTGTCAAGGCTCCTATAAGGATTTGATAAACAAGTTCAATGAAAGCAGGTATAAATTAGTTGTTGATAAACCACAGGTTATCAAAGACCTTCTATCAAAGCAAGCTTTTGTAAAAAGTGTGAGTTCTATGAATAATGAGCTGATTATTGAACTAAATGGCAATGTAGAACAGCTGAGTAAGTGGTTGTATAGTCAAAGTATTCCTATTCACGAGCTGGTTAAAATGAATGATAATTTAACAACACTTTATAAAAAAATAATATCTTAA
- a CDS encoding S41 family peptidase — MILPRTIVMQLINKYEDLDISLIIDDSYRSKKRALLNKKIIRKVDFYKFIEETKTSTYTNFIILPYLTLNSLISIPSKRYSISFYNDIKFKKILYMKFTAFTMDNYISVEEVISKTVCDEIIFDLRDNGGGILNACLKMLDLFLPEKEYLKLITKTGTQVITSSSPYRMFSKIYIFLNENTASCSEIFSLALRKYLDNVFLIGEKTTSKDCTQHSIKNKLYGYIFTIEDSKWLVGNESAESLSNYMKIDSGKRSYLNESDYLKQVLLIRNNGYENTLDSSLMC, encoded by the coding sequence ATGATTCTACCAAGAACAATTGTTATGCAACTCATAAATAAGTATGAAGATTTAGATATAAGTTTAATTATAGATGATTCATATAGGAGTAAAAAAAGGGCATTGTTAAATAAAAAGATAATAAGGAAAGTGGATTTTTACAAGTTCATTGAAGAAACCAAAACCAGTACATATACTAATTTTATTATACTGCCGTACTTAACTTTGAACTCCCTAATTTCGATACCTTCTAAAAGATATAGTATAAGTTTTTATAATGATATAAAGTTCAAAAAAATTCTTTATATGAAATTTACTGCATTTACAATGGATAACTATATTTCAGTAGAAGAGGTTATTAGTAAAACTGTATGTGATGAAATTATATTTGACTTAAGGGATAATGGCGGGGGGATATTAAATGCTTGCTTAAAAATGCTTGATTTATTTTTACCAGAAAAAGAATATTTGAAGCTAATTACTAAAACAGGTACTCAGGTTATAACAAGTAGTAGTCCTTACCGAATGTTTTCAAAAATATACATATTTTTAAATGAAAACACTGCTAGTTGCAGTGAAATATTTAGTTTAGCTCTAAGAAAATATTTAGATAATGTTTTCTTAATTGGAGAAAAGACCACATCTAAAGATTGTACACAGCATTCAATAAAAAATAAACTTTATGGTTACATATTCACAATTGAAGATAGTAAATGGCTGGTTGGAAATGAGAGTGCAGAGAGTTTGTCAAATTATATGAAAATTGACAGCGGTAAAAGAAGCTACTTAAATGAAAGCGACTATTTGAAGCAAGTGTTATTGATAAGGAATAATGGTTATGAAAATACACTGGATAGTAGCTTAATGTGTTGA
- a CDS encoding helix-turn-helix transcriptional regulator, with protein sequence MNYEHFGAFLQDLRIRHNLSREKLADNICTSKQIYRIEKGLSEPSLYLITQLSIKFNMDLHEYYTIYFRRDTITGIEGIKSINAVLEKGDIPLLKTLIEELEILDEFKNGDNLQHIYYSKALCYALLDKNYSTSLEYCMKGIRIENPDFNLNHIAKTMYSNVGLTFLNCISQNYFALKQYSNGMKVLTELHAVLEFYFINSPYPFIHASQFSKNIYQVVLNNLGGHLLEHGDWNEALYYVEKGIEFSLKEHHLKFLTNLIFMKLRILYYGKNFVDAKEYYNRTIYLYKITNADDKIAELEESVRTEYPELLNY encoded by the coding sequence ATGAATTACGAACACTTTGGAGCTTTCCTTCAAGATTTGAGAATCCGACATAATTTATCAAGAGAAAAACTTGCTGATAATATTTGTACTTCCAAGCAAATTTATAGAATAGAAAAGGGACTATCTGAACCTTCGCTGTACTTAATTACACAATTGTCCATTAAGTTCAATATGGATTTACATGAATACTATACCATCTATTTTCGCCGTGATACTATAACGGGCATTGAAGGTATTAAATCCATTAACGCAGTCTTAGAAAAAGGAGATATCCCTTTGTTAAAGACCCTGATTGAGGAATTAGAGATACTCGATGAATTTAAGAACGGAGACAACTTACAGCATATCTACTATAGCAAGGCACTTTGCTATGCATTGTTGGATAAGAATTACTCAACTTCTTTAGAATATTGTATGAAAGGTATTAGAATTGAAAATCCTGATTTTAACTTGAACCATATTGCTAAAACCATGTATTCGAATGTAGGTTTAACCTTTCTTAACTGCATAAGTCAGAATTATTTTGCATTAAAACAGTATTCGAACGGAATGAAAGTATTAACTGAACTTCATGCTGTACTGGAGTTTTACTTCATTAATTCACCTTATCCCTTTATACATGCCTCTCAATTTTCTAAAAACATTTATCAGGTGGTTCTAAATAATCTAGGTGGACATTTACTTGAACACGGAGATTGGAACGAAGCATTATATTATGTTGAAAAAGGTATTGAATTCTCTTTAAAGGAACACCACTTAAAATTTCTGACTAATCTTATCTTTATGAAACTTAGGATACTTTACTATGGGAAAAATTTTGTAGATGCCAAAGAATATTATAACCGCACTATCTATCTTTATAAAATAACTAATGCAGACGATAAAATTGCTGAACTAGAAGAATCAGTTAGAACTGAATATCCTGAACTTTTGAATTATTAA
- a CDS encoding transposase: MQINKNTNDNYTVRQLKLPLEIEKLINISDPVYTFCEVMDHIDLSKYFVEKGYRTGRPRCDEQKLLKVILFAFMEHGISSLREIEKLCRNDIRYLYLLDEMKAPSFATFGNLIRNELTDSIEQIFIDLNSYIFEKEHVDLEHTYIDGTKMEANANRYTWVWKKSCTKNRGKVYEKISTLIDAMNQEVLGYFGVKLDKRDEYAVEYVSELLEMYKNATNLVESTFVSGCGHRKSLPQKQYQELEGYLERLKTYAHHIEVCGDERNSYSKTDHDATFMRIKRDYMGNDQLLPAYNLQTAVCDEYIAVVDVKPYASDMECFVPLMEKFNEIYGHYPKYPVADAGYGSYNNYLYCEEHGMEKYMKFTMFKKETSDKKYHENPYRAVNFKRDENGNLICPNGKTFHFKSKQHVYKNKYSRTEEIYECKSCEGCQFKNDCCPKASKNRTIRMNQELTSIHQEVMTNLESIHGALLRMNRSIQAEGTFGILKWNKSYKRLFRRGEKNAILELTLISCGFNLYKYHNKKQRNKLAA, translated from the coding sequence ATGCAAATAAATAAAAACACCAATGATAATTATACAGTACGTCAGCTGAAATTACCATTGGAAATCGAAAAATTAATTAATATATCTGATCCAGTATACACGTTCTGTGAGGTGATGGATCACATCGACCTATCAAAATATTTTGTAGAGAAAGGCTACAGAACAGGTCGTCCAAGATGTGATGAACAGAAACTCCTTAAAGTGATACTCTTTGCCTTCATGGAGCACGGAATTAGTTCTCTGCGTGAAATAGAAAAACTCTGTAGGAATGATATACGATACCTGTATCTTCTTGATGAGATGAAGGCTCCTTCTTTTGCGACCTTTGGCAATCTTATACGCAATGAACTAACAGATTCCATAGAACAGATTTTTATTGACTTAAACAGTTACATTTTTGAAAAGGAGCATGTGGACCTGGAGCATACTTACATAGATGGAACAAAAATGGAAGCGAATGCCAACCGATATACCTGGGTATGGAAAAAGTCTTGTACAAAAAACCGAGGAAAGGTTTATGAAAAGATATCCACGCTAATTGATGCAATGAACCAGGAAGTATTAGGATATTTCGGTGTAAAACTTGATAAGAGAGATGAGTATGCTGTCGAATATGTATCTGAACTCTTGGAAATGTACAAGAATGCAACAAATCTGGTGGAATCCACGTTTGTATCTGGTTGTGGTCATAGAAAAAGCCTTCCGCAAAAACAATATCAGGAATTAGAGGGGTATCTAGAACGATTAAAGACATATGCACATCATATAGAAGTTTGTGGCGATGAAAGAAACAGTTATTCCAAAACCGATCACGATGCCACTTTTATGCGCATAAAACGGGATTATATGGGGAATGATCAGCTTCTCCCAGCGTACAATCTACAGACCGCTGTCTGTGATGAATATATAGCGGTAGTTGATGTAAAACCATATGCATCAGATATGGAATGCTTTGTTCCTTTGATGGAAAAATTCAATGAAATCTATGGTCATTATCCAAAGTATCCAGTTGCAGATGCAGGCTATGGTTCCTATAATAACTATCTTTACTGTGAAGAGCATGGGATGGAAAAATATATGAAATTTACCATGTTCAAAAAAGAAACATCCGATAAGAAGTATCATGAAAATCCATATCGCGCAGTCAACTTTAAAAGAGACGAGAATGGAAATTTAATATGCCCAAATGGAAAGACTTTTCACTTTAAAAGCAAACAACATGTCTATAAAAACAAATACAGCAGAACCGAAGAAATCTATGAATGCAAATCATGTGAAGGCTGCCAGTTTAAAAACGATTGTTGTCCTAAGGCAAGCAAAAATAGAACTATTCGAATGAATCAGGAATTAACATCAATACATCAAGAGGTAATGACAAATCTTGAATCAATACATGGCGCACTGTTGAGAATGAATCGTAGTATTCAAGCGGAAGGAACCTTTGGTATTTTAAAATGGAATAAATCCTACAAAAGATTATTTCGAAGAGGTGAGAAAAACGCAATTCTTGAACTCACACTGATTTCTTGTGGTTTTAATCTTTATAAATATCATAATAAAAAACAGAGAAACAAGTTGGCTGCTTAA
- a CDS encoding helix-turn-helix transcriptional regulator, which yields MNYEHFGAFLHDLRIQHNFSREQLAENICTTKQIYRIEKGVSEPSLYLITQLSIKFNMDLHEYYKMHFTNKTLIGLEGVKYINSAIESGDLLSLKTLMEKYEKVDDFKKGRNLQYIYYGKALCSALLDSNYNASLDYCIKGIKLEFPKFNLDNISKNMYSNVGIALLNCISQNYFALDEPSNGAKVLFELLTVLETHIINSPYPMFQVSDFSKKIYQAVLCNISSHLLNNGENIKALSYVEKGIQYSIKEYNIRFLPDLFIMKCKILYNEQNYIESKDYYERASYLYRITNKDKKLIELEESVRIDFPEIFNY from the coding sequence ATGAACTACGAACATTTTGGAGCTTTTCTACATGATTTGAGAATACAACATAATTTTTCAAGGGAACAACTTGCTGAAAATATTTGTACGACTAAGCAGATTTATAGAATAGAAAAAGGGGTGTCAGAACCCTCACTCTATCTCATAACTCAATTATCCATTAAGTTCAACATGGATTTACATGAATATTATAAGATGCATTTCACTAATAAAACCTTAATTGGTTTAGAGGGTGTTAAATATATTAACTCTGCTATAGAAAGTGGAGATTTATTGTCTCTAAAAACATTAATGGAAAAATATGAAAAGGTTGATGATTTTAAGAAAGGTAGAAATCTACAATACATTTATTATGGTAAAGCTCTTTGTTCTGCGTTATTAGATAGTAATTATAATGCTTCTTTAGATTATTGTATAAAAGGCATAAAGCTTGAATTCCCAAAGTTTAATTTAGACAATATATCAAAAAATATGTATTCGAATGTAGGTATAGCTTTATTAAATTGTATCAGTCAAAATTATTTTGCCTTAGATGAACCTTCAAATGGTGCTAAAGTGCTTTTTGAATTACTTACTGTGTTAGAAACACATATAATTAATTCTCCTTACCCTATGTTTCAAGTATCAGATTTTTCAAAGAAAATTTACCAGGCAGTACTATGTAATATAAGCTCCCACCTACTAAATAACGGTGAAAATATTAAGGCATTAAGTTATGTAGAAAAAGGAATTCAATATTCCATAAAGGAATATAACATACGTTTTCTTCCTGATTTGTTTATTATGAAGTGCAAAATACTATATAATGAACAAAACTATATTGAATCCAAAGATTATTATGAACGTGCTTCTTATCTCTATAGAATAACAAATAAAGATAAAAAATTGATTGAACTAGAAGAATCTGTAAGAATTGATTTTCCTGAAATTTTTAACTATTAA
- a CDS encoding helix-turn-helix domain-containing protein, whose amino-acid sequence MNYEHFGAFLQDLRIQHNLSREKLAENICTSKQIYRIEKGLSEPSLYLITQLSIKFNMDLHEYFKMYFTNNTIAGLEGINAINSAIETFNIPLLKSLVEKYEKLEDFKKGENLQHIYYGKALCSALLDRNYETSLEFCFSGIQIECPNFDIANISKNMYSNVAITLMNCIGQNCFALNQYDSGKNVFRALIIILEKFAINSPYPFLRASQFSKKMYQLVLNNIAYEMFDNGEIKEALNYIEKGITFSLKEYNLRHLANLIYMKFKILYHEQNYEEAKEYYNRTIYLYKITNKDDKLTELEQSARIEYPEIFTD is encoded by the coding sequence ATGAATTACGAACACTTTGGAGCTTTTCTTCAAGATTTGAGAATTCAACATAATTTATCGAGAGAAAAACTCGCTGAGAACATTTGCACTTCTAAGCAAATATACAGAATAGAAAAGGGACTATCAGAACCTTCGCTGTATTTAATAACACAATTGTCCATTAAATTCAATATGGATTTACATGAATATTTCAAGATGTATTTTACTAACAATACTATAGCTGGCTTAGAAGGAATTAATGCAATTAATTCTGCAATAGAAACTTTCAATATACCACTCTTAAAATCTCTGGTTGAAAAATATGAGAAACTTGAGGATTTTAAAAAAGGTGAAAATCTACAACATATATACTACGGTAAAGCACTTTGTTCTGCATTGTTAGACAGAAATTATGAAACTTCCTTAGAGTTTTGCTTTAGTGGTATTCAAATTGAGTGTCCGAATTTTGATATAGCTAACATTTCCAAAAATATGTATTCAAATGTTGCCATAACATTAATGAATTGTATAGGACAAAATTGTTTTGCTTTAAATCAATATGACAGTGGTAAAAATGTGTTTCGAGCACTTATTATTATTTTAGAAAAGTTTGCAATTAATTCGCCTTACCCTTTTCTAAGAGCTTCTCAATTTTCAAAGAAGATGTATCAATTAGTATTAAACAACATAGCATATGAGATGTTTGATAATGGAGAAATAAAAGAAGCTTTAAATTACATTGAAAAAGGTATCACATTCTCACTAAAAGAATACAATTTACGTCACCTTGCTAACCTTATATACATGAAGTTCAAGATTCTATATCATGAACAAAATTATGAGGAAGCTAAAGAGTATTATAACCGTACCATCTATCTTTATAAAATAACAAACAAAGACGATAAATTAACTGAATTGGAACAATCAGCTAGAATAGAATATCCAGAAATTTTTACTGATTAA